A region of the Pseudomonadota bacterium genome:
CGAAGCTGACATCGATGCTCGGCGTGGCCGCCACAGGCGTGGCGCTGGCCGCGGGAGTGGGGGTCGGTGAGGCGTTCGTCACCGTGGTGTTGAGAAGGATGGCGGCATTGCCAGCACCGGTGGCCACAGCGATGTCCTGGCGACCGTCTCCATCGATGTCGTCGACCACGAGCGCGTTCGAAGCGCCATCGCCCACGTTCACGCTCACCACCCTGGAGAATGTAGGCGCGGGAGGCTGGGGAACCGCGGTGACCTTCTCGGTGCTGCCGAGCAGCACCGAGACCGATCCATTGCTGTTCGCCGTCACCAGATCGAGGAACCCGTCTGCGTTCACGTCACGAATGACCACCTGCTGCGGGCCGCCGCCGGTGCCAAACGTGAAAGGCCCCAGAAAGGTTGGCGCCACGTGGGTGATGGTGGTGTTGAGGAACACCGAGACCGAGTTGTCGCCTCGATTCGTGGCCACAACATCGATACGTCCGTCGCCGTTGAGATCAGCCGTGGCCACCGAGACCTGCTGGGCCAGGGTGCTCGACTGGAAGAGGAAGAGGCCGCTGAACGTGGGCGTGCTGGCGCCGCCGGACGTGGTGTTCAGAAGAACGCCCACCGCGCCGGTGGGACCGCCCATCACGATGTCCGGGCGGCCATCGCCGTCGATGTCAGCGGTCGTGACCGACCCGACCTCGCTCACCGCGCCGAAGTCGAAGGCATCCGACAGCACAACCTTCGCGGGCGAGGGAGACGGCGAGGCATCGGTCTGGGCCGAGGTGGTGACTCGATTCGGAGACGCACTGGGGCTGGGAGAAGGAGACGCCGCCACGGTGGTGTTGAGCAGCACCGAGACGGTGTTGCTGCCGGCATTGGCCACCACGAGATCATCGATGCCGTCGGCGTTGAGATCGGCGCTGGCGATCCCAGCGGGCGCCTTGCCCACACCAAACGCCTGGGGACTGGCGAAGGCCACCCCGGTCTCATTCGTGGCGTTGCTGGCAGCGCCGCCGAAGCAACCGGCGAGCGCCATGACGAGCAACAGGCAGACAGCGACGACCGTGCCAGACAGTGATCCGATCTTCATGCGTCTCCCTTCGCCGTGCATCGGCCGCGGGCCTGTCTCCCATCGCCTGCAAGGCGCAGCGCTTCAGACCCGCTGCAGCACGGCCACCATGCGCCAGGCCTTGCGCCCGTAGTCATAGGCTACCTTTCGATCCATGGCGCCAAACCACGACAGCAACGTGAAGCGACCGCGCGAGAGCGCCTCGATCTCCGGCGCGAACCAGACGCGCTGGCGTCCCCGGGTGCGCACCTTGCGACGCCTCCCGCCCTCTTCGACCTCGAACTCCGAGCGCACGTCCATGCAATGGGTCACCGGATCGGGAACGGCCCGCCCTGTGTCCCATCGCACGGTGACCTTCACGCCGTCGCGCTCCCGCACCCACGCATCCTGGGTGGTGACGTCGCCCCGCAGGAACTTGCGGGGATGGGGCAGCTCGATGACATAGAGCCCGCCCGTTCGCAACGAGGCCGCCACGGCCTCGAAGTGCTGACGGGCGTCATCGGTCGTGAGCAGGTAGCAGAACGAACCGAAGAGGGTGTAGGCCAGATCGACCGGCGTCTCGGCGCGCCAGACACGCATGTCGCCCTCGACCACCTCGAGGGGACGTGGCTGGGCCCTCAGTCCGCCGAGGCGGCCCAGCAGCGACGGAGGCGGAGCTTTTGCGACCGCCGACGCCTTCCGGCGCAGATGCGCCACCATCGATGGCTCGATGTCGAGCGCCACCGACCGCAGTCCCCGCCGCGCGAACTCGAGAGCGTGATAGCCGGGTCCGGCCGCCAGCTCGAGGGCCGCCTCGAGGCGCCCTCCCGCCAGGCGCTCGACGCACCAGGCCATGAAGTCGCACTCGCGCGACGTCTCGCGCACATCGAAGGCCACATCGTAGCAGAGCGGATCGAGGTAGAGCTCGTGATGCTCAGACGGGCTCACGACACGGGCTCCAGCCGACCGTCTCGGGCCAGCGTGAAGGTGCGTCCGGCCCAGTGCACCTGGTTGCCCCGGACCGCCAACGCCCAGAGCACGAGCGTGATGAGATCCTTCACCGGAACGAGGAGAAGCCAGCTCGGTGAGACAGGTCGCCCCGCCACGCGGCGGAAGAGAAACGACGCGACACAGAGACGGAACGCAATCCAGGCGAAGAAGGTCTGCAGGCCCAGGACACCCAGCGCCAGCCCCGCCACGGCAAAGGCGGTCCCGTTCATCAACACGCTGAACAGGTAGCCGTTCTGGCGGCACACGCGGTAGCCCCGGTTCCAGCGCAGCTGGTGGTCGAAGAACTGCCGGAAGCTCGTGGGCCCGAGGATGTTGTCGACCACGTAGGGCGACATCACCACCCGCCAGCCGGCGTGCAGCGCGCGATTCCCCAGCAGGTAGTCGTCGGCAAGAAAGGGCTCGAGCCCCTCGAACCCACCGATGGCGCGCAAGGTCTCGCGCCTCACGGCCATGGTGGCCCCAAGGGCGAACGAGAGCCAGCGGTCGAGGGTGCACGCCACGAGCGTCGAGGGGATGAAATCGACGTTGATGGCAAGGGCTTCGAACGCGCCACCGAGATCGTCGGCCCATCGGGTGCGATAGGGGCACGTCACCACCCCTACGTCGTCGCCGCAGAAGCCCGCCGCCACTGCGTCGAGGTACCCGGGATCGACGCGCATGTCCTGGTCGCTCACCACGAGCACGTCTCCCGTGGCCTCACGCGCCAGGGCTGCCAGCACCGAGGCCTTCTTGTTCGGCCCCCCTGCGCGTGGCACTCGAACGACACGACTGGCGACGTGGGGGTAGCGGGCGCAAACGTCCTCCACCAGCGCGATGGCGGGGTCTTCCGGATCCTGGAAGCCGAAGATGATCTCGAACGTCCCCACATAGTCCTGCACGAAGAACGATGTGAGGTTGAGCTCGAGCGCCCGGCGCAGGTCAGCGGCCGCCTGCGCGTCGGCTTCACCGCGCAGCGGATCGAGCCCGCGCACCGGCTTGAGCAGGGAGAGCCGTGGTCGTGCGTCGCGGTCTGCTGGCGCCCCTCTTCGGGTGAAGGGGAAGCGCAGCACCGCGACCACGGCGAGAACCGCGTACACGACGGCGGCCAACAGCCCGGCCGTCGTCACGAGACGCGCGAGAAGAGCCATGCGACTAGGTCTGTCCGACCTTTTCCTTCTCCTTGCGCTCGCTCATGAAGCCGAAGAACTCGCGCCCCTCGCGAATGCGGCGCACAAACTCGCGACGGTCGCGCACCATGTCGTTCATGATGCGCAGGATGGGCTTCGGGCGCAGGTAGTAGTCGCGGTAGAACTTGTCGACCGACTCGAATATCTCTTGCGATGAGAGCCCCTCGTAGCTCAGCGCGGCCGACTGGATGCCGCTGTCGTTCACCAGGGTCGACGGGGCGAACCAGCCGTTCTGCTGGGCCTGCTGATACAGCTCGGTGCCCGGATAGGGGGCCGCCAGGGAGACCTGCAGCGAGTACGGGTCGACCTCCTTGGCAAATTCCATGGTCTGGCGGATGGTCGTGCTGGTCTCGCCCGGCAGGCCGAGGATGAACGTGCCGTGGATGCGGATGCCGAGCTTCTTGCAGTTCTTGGCGAACTCGAGGGCCTTGTCGACCCGGATGCCCTTCTTGATGTTGTTGAGGATGTCTTGGTTGCCGGACTCGAAGCCGACGAGCAGCAGGCGCAGGCCGCACTCCTTGAGCACCTTGAGCGTCTCGTAGGGCACGTTGGCCTTGGCGTTGCACGACCAGGTGATGCCCAGGGTCTTGAGCTTGCGAGCGATCTCCTCGGCGCGAGGCAGATCAGACGTGAACGTGTCGTCGTCGAAGAAGAACTCCTTGACCTGCGGGAAGTACTCGCTGGCCTTCTTCATCTCTTCGAAGACGCTCTGGGCGCTGCGCACCCGGTACACGTGCCCGCCGATGGTCTGGGGCCACAGGCAGAAGGTGCACTTCGAGGTGCAGCCGCGGCCGGTGTAGAGCGAGACGTACGGGTGCTTGAGATAGCCGATGTAGTAGTTCTCGATGGTGAGATCGCGCTTGTAGACGTCGACCACGTGCGGCAGCGCGTCCATGTCGTGGATGAGGGCGCGCTCCTTGTTGTGGCGCACCTTGCCATCCGGCAGGCGATACGAGATGCCGGCCACCTCGTTGAGCGGACGGCCCTCGGCGATCTCCTTGATGGTGAAGTCGAACTCCTTGCGCGCCACATAGTCGACGTGCGGCGCCGCCTGCAGGGTCTTCTCCGGCAGCACCGCGGCTTGCGCGCCCACGAAGCCGATGACCATCGACGGGTTGATCTCCTTGAAGCGGCGCGCGGTCTCGGCGTCGTTGGGCAGCGACGGCGTGCTCGTGTGGATGACCGTCATGTCGAAGCGAGGCGCCAGCTCGAGTACCTGCTCGACGGTGAGATCGTCGGCCGGTGCGTCGACCAGCTTGCTTCCCGGAACGAGTGCCGCCGGCTGGGCCAGCCACGTGGGGTACCAGAACGAGCGGATCTCGCGCCGTGCCTGATAGCGCGAGCCCGCGCCGCCGTCGAAGCCCTCGAACGAGGGGGGGTTGAGGAACAGAACCTTCACGAAAGAGCCTCCGGATGTAAGGGTGGGGTCAAGCGTCGAGCGATACGGTGTCGATCACGCGCTCGAGCAACGAGGCGAGATCAGATGAGGCCTTCAGCGCGGTGGCGCGAAGACCGAGAAGGAAGCGCAAGCCGCCGGGCCGCGCAAGTGCCGCGAGCACCAGGGCGAGGCGGCGAACATCACCACGTGCGTCGAGGTAGCGATTGAGATCGACCGGAAATCCATCATGCGCGCCGTCGGAGATGACGCGCAGCGACACGAAGGGAACGCCGTGCTCGCGGGCCACGCGAGCCACCGACAGCGACTCCATGTCGACCATCGACGCACGGGTGGCGAGCGCCCGCTTCTCATCGACGGTGCACACCACGCGGGGAACCGTCAGCAGGCTTGCGCGTTGCGCGCCGCAGGCGACCGCGACCTCCACCGACCGGTGGTCGCAGGCCACCTCACAGGTTCCGGCCTCATCGATCACGCGGTCGGCCACGGTGATGGCGTGACGGGGAAGAACGGGGTCGAGCCCGCCTGCGAGAC
Encoded here:
- a CDS encoding VCBS repeat-containing protein, which translates into the protein MHGEGRRMKIGSLSGTVVAVCLLLVMALAGCFGGAASNATNETGVAFASPQAFGVGKAPAGIASADLNADGIDDLVVANAGSNTVSVLLNTTVAASPSPSPSASPNRVTTSAQTDASPSPSPAKVVLSDAFDFGAVSEVGSVTTADIDGDGRPDIVMGGPTGAVGVLLNTTSGGASTPTFSGLFLFQSSTLAQQVSVATADLNGDGRIDVVATNRGDNSVSVFLNTTITHVAPTFLGPFTFGTGGGPQQVVIRDVNADGFLDLVTANSNGSVSVLLGSTEKVTAVPQPPAPTFSRVVSVNVGDGASNALVVDDIDGDGRQDIAVATGAGNAAILLNTTVTNASPTPTPAASATPVAATPSIDVSFASAQLFGLEGTPVSLCDGPFAVGGRYDLAAALSGGTNVAVLVNRSTVGTASYDSGGLWSAGTNPAFVLALDVDGDGKTDLVVSDRTTNQISVLMNISTTPLVSAVSSPTVATSPVTTTR
- a CDS encoding class I SAM-dependent methyltransferase, with protein sequence MSPSEHHELYLDPLCYDVAFDVRETSRECDFMAWCVERLAGGRLEAALELAAGPGYHALEFARRGLRSVALDIEPSMVAHLRRKASAVAKAPPPSLLGRLGGLRAQPRPLEVVEGDMRVWRAETPVDLAYTLFGSFCYLLTTDDARQHFEAVAASLRTGGLYVIELPHPRKFLRGDVTTQDAWVRERDGVKVTVRWDTGRAVPDPVTHCMDVRSEFEVEEGGRRRKVRTRGRQRVWFAPEIEALSRGRFTLLSWFGAMDRKVAYDYGRKAWRMVAVLQRV
- a CDS encoding glycosyltransferase, which produces MALLARLVTTAGLLAAVVYAVLAVVAVLRFPFTRRGAPADRDARPRLSLLKPVRGLDPLRGEADAQAAADLRRALELNLTSFFVQDYVGTFEIIFGFQDPEDPAIALVEDVCARYPHVASRVVRVPRAGGPNKKASVLAALAREATGDVLVVSDQDMRVDPGYLDAVAAGFCGDDVGVVTCPYRTRWADDLGGAFEALAINVDFIPSTLVACTLDRWLSFALGATMAVRRETLRAIGGFEGLEPFLADDYLLGNRALHAGWRVVMSPYVVDNILGPTSFRQFFDHQLRWNRGYRVCRQNGYLFSVLMNGTAFAVAGLALGVLGLQTFFAWIAFRLCVASFLFRRVAGRPVSPSWLLLVPVKDLITLVLWALAVRGNQVHWAGRTFTLARDGRLEPVS
- the hpnJ gene encoding hopanoid biosynthesis associated radical SAM protein HpnJ, which codes for MKVLFLNPPSFEGFDGGAGSRYQARREIRSFWYPTWLAQPAALVPGSKLVDAPADDLTVEQVLELAPRFDMTVIHTSTPSLPNDAETARRFKEINPSMVIGFVGAQAAVLPEKTLQAAPHVDYVARKEFDFTIKEIAEGRPLNEVAGISYRLPDGKVRHNKERALIHDMDALPHVVDVYKRDLTIENYYIGYLKHPYVSLYTGRGCTSKCTFCLWPQTIGGHVYRVRSAQSVFEEMKKASEYFPQVKEFFFDDDTFTSDLPRAEEIARKLKTLGITWSCNAKANVPYETLKVLKECGLRLLLVGFESGNQDILNNIKKGIRVDKALEFAKNCKKLGIRIHGTFILGLPGETSTTIRQTMEFAKEVDPYSLQVSLAAPYPGTELYQQAQQNGWFAPSTLVNDSGIQSAALSYEGLSSQEIFESVDKFYRDYYLRPKPILRIMNDMVRDRREFVRRIREGREFFGFMSERKEKEKVGQT